In Peromyscus leucopus breed LL Stock chromosome 16_21, UCI_PerLeu_2.1, whole genome shotgun sequence, a single genomic region encodes these proteins:
- the LOC114685793 gene encoding keratin-associated protein 10-4-like, with protein sequence MAASTMSVCSDACTNSSWQVDDCPESCCEPTCCASSCCQPSCCQPSYCQPSCVSSCCQPSCCVPSCCVPSCCQSSCCVPSCCQSSCCAKPSCCAPASCLTLICTPVSCVSSPCCQSVCCTPSCCQPSCCVPVCCKPVCCTPVCSGSSSCCQQSSCQPSCCQSSCCVPVCCKPVCCKPCSSISLLCRPVCRPACCVPTSSCCASSCQPSCCKPCSSVSLLCRPACSRQACCGLSSCQKSSCC encoded by the coding sequence ATGGCCGCctccaccatgtctgtctgctctgaCGCCTGCACCAACTCCTCCTGGCAGGTGGATGACTGCCCAGAGAGCTGCTGTGAGCCTACCTGCTGtgcctccagctgctgccagcccagctgctgccagcccagctactgccagcccagctgtgtgtccagctgctgccagcccagctgttgTGTGCCCAGCTGTTGTGTGCCTagctgctgccagtccagctgctgtGTCCCTagctgctgccagtccagctgctgtGCCAAACCCAGCTGCTgtgccccagcctcctgcctgaCCCTCATCTGCACCCCAGTGAGCTGCGTGTCCAGCCCCTGCTGCCAATCTGTCTGCTGCACACCCTCATGCTGCCAGCCCtcctgctgtgtgcctgtctgcTGCAAGCCTGTCTGCTGCACACCCGTCTGTTCTGGATCCTCCTCATGTTGCCAACAGTCTAGCTGCCAGCCCTCATGCTGTCAATCTtcctgctgtgtgcctgtctgctgcaagcctgtctgctgcaagccctgctccaGCATTTCCCTGCTCTGCCGCCCTGTGTGCAGACCTGCCTGCTGTGTGcccacctcctcctgctgtgcctcctcctgccagcccagctgctgcaagccctgctccaGTGTGTCCCTGCTCTGCCGCCCTGCCTGCTCCCGCCaggcctgctgtggcctctcctcatgCCAGAAGTCCAGCTGCTGCTGA
- the LOC114685809 gene encoding keratin-associated protein 10-4-like, whose translation MAASTMSVCSDACTNSSWQVDDCPESCCEPTCCAPSCCQPSCCQPSCCQPSCCQPSCCQSSCCAPAPCITLVCTPVSCVSSPCCQSACSSCCTPSCCQQSSCQPACCTSSPCQPSCCVPVCCTPVCCKPVCCVSICSPCQPSCCVPVCCKPVCCEPVCCGASPSCC comes from the coding sequence ATGGCCGCctccaccatgtctgtctgctccGACGCCTGCACCAACTCCTCCTGGCAGGTGGACGACTGCCCAGAGAGCTGCTGTGAGCCTACCTGCTGTgcccccagctgctgccagcccagctgctgccagcccagctgctgccagcccagctgctgccagcccagctgctgccagtccagctgctgtGCCCCAGCCCCCTGCATTACTCTTGTCTGTACCCCAGTGAGCTGTGTGTCCAGCCCCTGCTGCCAATctgcctgcagcagctgctgcaCACCCTCGTGCTGCCAGCAGTCTAGCTGCCAGCCAGCTTGCTGCACTTCCTCCCCTTGCCAACCGTCCTGCTGTGTGCCCGTCTGCTGCACACCTGTCTGCTGCAAGCCAGTCTGCTGTGTCTCCATCTGCTCTCCCTGCCAGCCATCCTGCTGTGTGCCAGTCTGCTGCAAGCCAGTCTGCTGTGAGCCAGTCTGCTGTGGGGCTTCCCCCTCATGCTGCTGA
- the LOC114685806 gene encoding keratin-associated protein 10-7-like encodes MAASTMSVCSDACTNSSWQVDDCPESCCEPTCCAPSCCQSSCCVPSCCQSSCCQPSCCQSSCCQPSCCAPASCLTLICTPVSCVSSPCCQSVCCTPSCCQQSSCQPACCTCSPCQPSCCVTLCCKPVCCTPICSGSSSCCQQSSCQPSCCQSSCCVPVCCKPVCCTPICSGSSCCQPSCCVPVCCKPVCCKPCSSISLLCRPVCRPACCVPTSSCCASSCQPSCCKPCSSVSLLCRPACSRQACCGLSSCQKSSC; translated from the coding sequence ATGGCCGCctccaccatgtctgtctgctctgaCGCCTGTACCAACTCCTCCTGGCAGGTGGACGACTGCCCAGAGAGCTGCTGTGAGCCTACCTGCTGTGCCCCCagctgctgccagtccagctgctgtgtgcccagctgctgccagtccagctgctgccagcccagctgctgtcagtccagctgctgccAACCCAGCTGCTgtgccccagcctcctgcctgaCCCTCATCTGCACCCCAGTGAGCTGTGTGTCCAGCCCCTGCTGCCAATCTGTCTGCTGCACACCCTCATGCTGCCAACAGTCTAGCTGCCAGCCAGCTTGCTGCACCTGCTCCCCCTGCCAGCCGTCCTGTTGTGTGACTCTTTGCTGCAAGCCTGTCTGCTGCACACCCATCTGCTCTGGATCCTCCTCATGCTGCCAGCAGTCTAGCTGCCAGCCCTCATGCTGCCAATCTtcctgctgtgtgcctgtctgcTGCAAGCCTGTCTGCTGCACACCCATCTGCTCTGGATCCTCATGCTGCCAGCCAtcctgctgtgtgcctgtctgctgcaagcctgtctgctgcaagccctgctccaGCATTTCCCTGCTCTGCCGCCCTGTGTGCAGGCCTGCCTGCTGTGTGcccacctcctcctgctgtgcctcctcctgccagcccagctgctgcaagccctgctccaGTGTGTCCCTGCTCTGTCGCCCTGCCTGCTCCCGCCaggcctgctgtggcctctcctcatgCCAGAAGTCCAGCTGCTGA
- the LOC114685795 gene encoding keratin-associated protein 10-4-like, giving the protein MAASTMSVCSDALTNSSWQVDDCPESCCEPTCCAPSCCQPSCCVPSCCVPSCCQSSCCVPSYCVPNCCQSSCCVPSCCVPSCCQSSCCVPSCCQSSCCAPSCCAPASCLTLICTPVSCVSSPCCQSVCCTPSCCQPSCCVPVCCKPVCCIPICSGSSSCCQQSSCQPSCCQSSCCVPVCCKPVCCKPCSSVSLLCRPVCRPACCVPTSSCCASSCQPSCCKPCSSVSLLCRPACSRQACCGLSSCQKSSCC; this is encoded by the coding sequence ATGGCCGCctccaccatgtctgtctgctctgaCGCCCTCACCAACTCCTCCTGGCAGGTGGATGACTGCCCAGAGAGCTGCTGTGAGCCTACCTGCTGTgcccccagctgctgccagcccagctgttgtgtgcccagctgctgtgtgcccagctgctgccagtccagctgctgtGTGCCCAGCTATTGTGTGCCCAactgctgccagtccagctgctgtgtgcccagctgttgtgtgcccagctgctgccagtccagctgctgtGTCCCTAgctgctgtcagtccagctgTTGTGCCCCCAGCTGCTgtgccccagcctcctgcctgaCCCTAATCTGCACCCCAGTGAGCTGTGTGTCCAGCCCCTGCTGCCAATCTGTCTGCTGCACACCCTCATGCTGCCAGCCATCCTGCTGCGTGCCTGTCTGCTGCAAGCCTGTCTGCTGCATACCCATCTGCTCGGGATCCTCCTCATGCTGCCAGCAGTCTAGCTGCCAGCCCTCATGCTGTCAATCTtcctgctgtgtgcctgtctgctgcaagcctgtctgctgcaagccctgctccaGTGTGTCCCTGCTCTGCCGCCCTGTGTGCAGACCTGCCTGCTGTGTGcccacctcctcctgctgtgcctcctcctgccagcccagctgctgcaagccctgctccaGTGTGTCCCTGCTCTGCCGCCCTGCCTGCTCCCGCCaggcctgctgtggcctctcctcatgCCAGAAGTCCAGCTGCTGCTGA
- the LOC114685796 gene encoding keratin-associated protein 10-3-like: MATSTMSVCSDARTNSSWQVDDCPESCCEPTCCAPSCCQPSCCVPSCCVPSCCQSSCCVPSCCQSSCCAPSCCAPASCLTLICTPVSCVSSPCCQSVCCTPSCCQPSCCVPVCCKPVCCTPICSGSSSCCQQSSCQPSCCQSSCCVPVCCKPVCCKPCSSVSLLCRPVCRPACCVPTSSCCASSCQPSCCKPCSSVSLLCRPACSRQACCGLSSGQKSSCC, translated from the coding sequence ATGGCCACctccaccatgtctgtctgctctgaCGCCCGCACCAACTCCTCCTGGCAGGTGGATGACTGCCCAGAGAGCTGCTGTGAGCCTACCTGCTGtgctcccagctgctgccagcccagctgctgtgtgCCCAGCTGTTGTGTCCCTagctgctgccagtccagctgctgtGTCCCTagctgctgccagtccagctgttGTGCCCCCAGCTGCTgtgccccagcctcctgcctgaCCCTCATCTGCACCCCAGTGAGCTGTGTGTCCAGCCCCTGCTGCCAATCTGTCTGCTGCACACCCTCATGCTGCCAGCCCtcctgctgtgtgcctgtctgcTGCAAGCCTGTCTGCTGCACACCCATCTGCTCTGGATCCTCCTCATGCTGCCAGCAGTCTAGCTGCCAGCCCTCATGCTGTCAATCTTCCTGCTGCGTGCCTGTCTGCTGcaagcctgtctgctgcaagccctgctccaGCGTGTCCCTGCTCTGCCGCCCTGTGTGCAGACCTGCCTGCTGTGTGcccacctcctcctgctgtgcctcctcctgccagcccagctgctgcaagccctgctccaGTGTGTCCCTGCTCTGCCGCCCTGCCTGCTCCCGCCaggcctgctgtggcctctcctcaggCCAGAAGTCCAGCTGCTGCTGA